A genomic segment from Nicotiana tabacum cultivar K326 chromosome 7, ASM71507v2, whole genome shotgun sequence encodes:
- the LOC107780963 gene encoding uncharacterized protein LOC107780963: protein MDLGRGYCPKKGKVKGNQFPGVKIGLNQDALLIIKLPDSRALRIMSRSLFLAMVLLTLPSIGSILRGSVDVIDVNSDDVRDFNMLHNLFRDLGDEGLVKKGQKGLILSSENNDHLAEDLELLNDNVVDLVNDSDMDNKNSIPNETFDFAIAWTKWNSKFIDRVLKIGGIVVTQLSNDPLAELKALANYRIVYIRRFDKTMIGLRKIGTVNDELNSRKKNILCGSTPEDKKVALKGLEDVLFEPPRKALVKSISRKMKFLPELLGDSLENYPRRVFISDEKNGVAEWFQRNYPAKNQDFEVYNLDVEIQDSEEWGNGVPLLGAAEWLSKNVKEEDYVVMKAEAEVVEEMIKKKTICLVDELFLHCRNQLEDDDDDYEEENGSQRKAYWQCLTLYGKLIDEGVAVHQWWS, encoded by the coding sequence ATGGATTTGGGTCGCGGGTATTGCCCCAAAAAGGGAAAAGTAAAGGGGAATCAATTTCCTGGGGTTAAAATTGGGCTGAATCAAGATGCCCTTTTGATAATTAAGCTACCAGATTCTAGGGCTTTAAGGATTATGTCACGGTCTTTGTTCTTGGCAATGGTTCTTCTTACATTGCCCTCAATTGGGTCCATACTAAGAGGCTCAGTCGACGTAATCGACGTGAATTCTGATGATGTGAGGGACTTTAACATGTTGCATAATCTTTTTCGTGATTTGGGAGATGAAGGACTTGTTAAAAAGGGCCAAAAAGGACTCATTTTGAGCTCTGAGAATAATGATCATTTGGCGGAAGATTTGGAGTTGTTGAATGACAATGTGGTTGATTTGGTGAATGATTCAGATATGGATAACAAAAATTCAATTCCAAATGAGACGTTTGATTTTGCAATTGCTTGGACTAAATGGAACAGTAAGTTCATTGATCGTGTGCTCAAGATTGGTGGCATTGTGGTAACTCAATTGAGCAATGATCCTTTAGCTGAGCTCAAAGCTCTAGCTAACTATAGAATTGTGTACATACGACGATTCGACAAAACTATGATTGGTCTGAGGAAAATTGGGACAGTAAACGATGAGCTGAATTCGCGAAAAAAGAACATTCTTTGTGGAAGCACACCTGAGGATAAGAAAGTTGCATTGAAAGGATTAGAGGATGTGTTGTTTGAGCCACCAAGAAAGGCACTTGTGAAATCAATTTCAAGGAAGatgaagtttcttcctgagttgtTAGGGGATTCGCTTGAGAATTACCCGCGAAGAGTTTTCATTTCTGATGAGAAAAATGGAGTAGCAGAATGGTTTCAGAGGAACTACCCTGCAAAGAATCAAGATTTTGAGGTTTACAACTTGGATGTTGAAATCCAAGATTCAGAGGAATGGGGGAACGGGGTGCCCTTACTTGGGGCAGCAGAATGGTTAAGCAAAAATGTGAAGGAAGAGGACTATGTTGTGATgaaagcagaagcagaagtggTGGAGGAAATGATAAAGAAGAAGACAATATGTTTGGTGGATGAGTTGTTCTTGCACTGCAGAAACCAAttggaagatgatgatgatgattatgAAGAGGAAAATGGAAGCCAGAGGAAGGCTTATTGGCAATGTTTGACATTGTATGGGAAGTTGATAGATGAAGGGGTTGCTGTGCATCAATGGTGGAGTTGA